One region of Chryseobacterium sp. SORGH_AS_0447 genomic DNA includes:
- a CDS encoding KGG domain-containing protein, producing the protein MNTRNSGNRSSRGNSNSSNNLEEIYQLGYDHGYNDAQNEDEYNDDFSDYEDYFEDEYDDGDYDDYEDDDYDDEDYDDEDYDDEDDEDDNRGRGRGRGNNGNQQRDNQGRFTSGGGRGGSQGGSGRGSNSGRSGSGSGNRGRSSSGNGSSRRGFASMSKEERTRIARMGGEASHGGRRGSSGSGSNSGRSGGRGNSGSGSGNNGGSGRNSNSGSGNGNSRRGFASMSKAERTRIARMGGQASHGGGRSSGSGRSGFGGRRNNS; encoded by the coding sequence ATGAACACCAGAAATTCAGGAAATCGTAGTTCAAGAGGAAATTCGAATTCTTCAAATAACCTTGAAGAAATTTACCAGCTAGGTTACGACCACGGGTACAACGATGCACAGAATGAGGACGAATATAATGATGACTTCTCAGATTATGAAGATTATTTTGAGGACGAGTATGATGATGGGGATTATGACGATTATGAAGATGATGACTACGACGACGAAGACTATGATGATGAAGATTATGACGATGAGGATGACGAAGATGACAACAGAGGCCGTGGACGAGGCAGAGGAAATAACGGAAACCAGCAGCGGGATAACCAGGGTAGATTTACTTCTGGCGGCGGCAGAGGCGGTTCACAGGGAGGATCCGGAAGAGGTTCCAACTCAGGAAGGTCAGGCTCAGGTTCCGGCAATAGAGGCAGGTCTTCTTCAGGAAACGGAAGTTCAAGAAGAGGCTTTGCATCAATGAGTAAAGAAGAGCGTACAAGAATCGCCCGAATGGGTGGCGAAGCTTCCCATGGAGGCAGAAGAGGTTCTTCGGGTTCAGGCTCAAATTCAGGAAGATCCGGCGGAAGAGGCAATTCCGGCTCAGGATCTGGTAACAATGGCGGTTCAGGTCGAAACTCCAATTCCGGTTCCGGTAACGGAAATTCAAGAAGAGGTTTCGCTTCCATGAGCAAGGCAGAACGTACGAGAATAGCACGTATGGGCGGCCAGGCTTCGCACGGAGGCGGAAGATCTTCAGGTTCGGGAAGATCCGGATTTGGAGGCAGACGTAATAATTCATAA
- a CDS encoding DUF1569 domain-containing protein, protein MALQPPFCPHRKPEERKRLVKKNLHHPTDFEEITRRISRLNKNSPGKWGKMDVCQMMRHCSCVLKIPQQKIMLPRINLLFRIIGITTKKEMQLFNNGIPRNMPTFQKLIINFECDFDEEQQNLLKTLDDYLVHFKNGSLPDHHVLFGKMEEKDWGFLEYKHLDHHLKQFNV, encoded by the coding sequence ATGGCACTGCAACCACCATTTTGCCCACATCGAAAACCTGAAGAAAGAAAAAGGTTGGTAAAGAAAAACCTGCATCATCCAACCGACTTTGAGGAAATTACCAGGCGAATTTCCCGTCTCAATAAAAATTCCCCAGGAAAATGGGGAAAAATGGACGTATGCCAGATGATGAGGCACTGCAGCTGTGTCCTGAAAATCCCGCAGCAGAAAATCATGCTCCCGCGGATTAACCTCTTATTCCGGATCATCGGAATTACCACAAAAAAGGAAATGCAGCTTTTCAACAACGGAATTCCGCGAAATATGCCGACATTTCAAAAACTTATTATTAATTTTGAATGTGATTTCGATGAAGAACAGCAGAATCTATTGAAAACGCTTGATGATTACCTGGTTCATTTCAAAAACGGCAGCCTGCCGGATCATCATGTACTTTTCGGAAAAATGGAGGAAAAAGACTGGGGTTTTTTGGAGTACAAACATCTCGATCATCATTTAAAACAGTTTAACGTATGA
- a CDS encoding porin family protein encodes MKKLFLGMAVAAASMVFAQEVKPAPAPIPPMKVKEPVRFGIKGAATAAQFSEQQLTAKNQKIGFNAGVFVNVPLSEKFALQPEVLYNQMGAKSVVTDNEVTSGTTTVRTKRDYSTTLNYISVPVMLQMKPADNFYVEAGPEVSYFVDGKNKGEQTISTTTSGTTTTQTVSASESIDKDDIKKFNLGFGVGLGYYFTKNLGINARYVNSLTHIYDNSDAATDAQKNVNTNRVFQLGLNYKF; translated from the coding sequence ATGAAGAAGTTATTTTTAGGAATGGCAGTAGCTGCTGCGTCTATGGTATTTGCACAGGAAGTTAAACCGGCGCCAGCTCCAATTCCTCCAATGAAGGTGAAAGAACCTGTAAGATTCGGTATTAAGGGTGCTGCAACGGCGGCACAGTTCAGCGAACAGCAGCTTACAGCCAAAAACCAGAAAATCGGATTTAATGCAGGTGTTTTCGTAAACGTACCGTTATCTGAAAAATTTGCCTTACAGCCTGAAGTTTTGTACAACCAGATGGGTGCAAAAAGTGTTGTAACGGATAATGAAGTGACCAGCGGAACAACAACCGTAAGAACCAAAAGAGACTACAGCACCACGCTGAATTACATCTCTGTTCCTGTAATGCTTCAGATGAAGCCGGCAGATAATTTCTATGTGGAAGCCGGTCCGGAAGTAAGCTATTTTGTCGACGGAAAAAATAAAGGCGAACAGACCATTTCCACAACCACTTCGGGTACAACCACCACTCAAACCGTTTCCGCTTCGGAAAGTATCGATAAAGATGATATCAAAAAGTTCAATCTTGGTTTCGGTGTAGGTCTGGGTTATTACTTTACAAAAAACCTGGGAATCAATGCGAGATACGTAAACAGCTTAACGCATATCTATGATAATTCTGATGCGGCTACCGATGCACAGAAAAACGTTAATACCAACAGGGTATTCCAATTAGGACTTAATTATAAATTCTAA
- a CDS encoding Crp/Fnr family transcriptional regulator: protein MIIKEELLHSVGATIKQYKPAEIIFSEGDPPNYYYQIITGEVKLNNYNDEGKEIIQTLLEDGQCIGESLLFMDKLYPINAIALTNCRVLKLPKSNFFELLKMYPDISFDMNRLLSQRLYFKLIMAQNLCTQSPMAKLKVLMDYLKSSQKEQAPYSFMIPLTRQQMASLTGLCVETAIRTIKTMERNKILQIKDRKILY from the coding sequence ATGATTATCAAGGAAGAACTCTTGCATTCTGTAGGAGCAACCATAAAACAGTACAAGCCTGCTGAAATTATTTTCAGCGAAGGAGATCCGCCTAATTATTACTATCAGATCATCACAGGTGAGGTAAAACTCAATAACTATAATGATGAAGGAAAAGAAATCATACAGACCCTTCTTGAGGACGGGCAGTGCATAGGAGAATCTTTACTTTTCATGGATAAGCTTTATCCGATCAATGCGATTGCATTAACGAACTGTAGAGTTCTCAAGCTGCCGAAAAGCAACTTTTTCGAACTGCTGAAAATGTATCCCGATATTAGCTTCGACATGAACAGGCTGCTTTCTCAAAGGCTTTATTTTAAACTCATCATGGCTCAGAACTTATGCACCCAAAGCCCAATGGCCAAGCTTAAAGTGCTGATGGATTATCTGAAAAGTTCCCAAAAGGAGCAGGCCCCCTATTCATTTATGATTCCTCTTACGCGGCAGCAGATGGCCAGTCTTACAGGCCTGTGTGTAGAAACGGCGATAAGAACCATAAAAACAATGGAAAGAAACAAAATTTTACAAATTAAAGACCGCAAAATTTTGTATTAA
- the pncA gene encoding bifunctional nicotinamidase/pyrazinamidase, translated as MKKALIIVDVQNDFCEGGALAVPEANEVIPYINALMEENDYDQIVLTQDWHPANHKSFASNNGRKVGESIILNGVPQFMWPDHCIQGTFGAEFHKDLNRDKVTHIVQKGKNVEIDSYSGFQDNNHFMKTGLDDFLKFHDIQLLEIVGLAMDYCVKFTCIDAVNSGYVTCLHFNGTRAVNVKPDNGRDAIYEMIQKGVTVLG; from the coding sequence ATGAAAAAAGCGTTAATCATCGTAGATGTGCAGAATGATTTTTGTGAGGGCGGAGCCTTAGCGGTTCCTGAAGCCAATGAGGTGATCCCTTACATCAATGCCCTGATGGAAGAAAACGATTACGACCAGATAGTACTGACGCAGGACTGGCATCCTGCAAATCATAAAAGCTTTGCCAGCAATAATGGCAGAAAAGTAGGTGAAAGCATTATCCTGAACGGCGTGCCGCAGTTTATGTGGCCGGATCATTGTATCCAGGGTACTTTCGGTGCCGAATTCCATAAAGACCTGAACCGGGACAAGGTAACCCATATCGTACAGAAAGGTAAAAATGTAGAAATCGACAGCTACAGCGGTTTTCAGGACAATAATCATTTTATGAAAACCGGTCTTGATGATTTTCTGAAATTCCACGATATTCAATTGCTAGAAATTGTTGGTCTTGCGATGGATTATTGTGTAAAATTTACCTGCATTGATGCTGTAAACAGCGGTTATGTTACCTGCTTACACTTCAACGGAACACGCGCCGTCAATGTAAAGCCTGACAACGGAAGAGATGCCATCTACGAGATGATCCAGAAAGGCGTTACGGTTTTAGGGTAA
- a CDS encoding pseudouridine synthase — protein sequence MSRDNNSGKPKRPRTSTRNNSDDSRASRSGNSGSKPFKKSFPKAGERNSDHKGSNTRFEKKPFERSSESSDSGRKDTSYQARMDKKYSKTEREPYITTEGEGKKTFGKPAPKRGGKSFDTRDKYERGSLKYGKRPSPDGDDRQDKAKSFVQKRRLNKIDKDVHKDTVRLNKYIANSGICSRREADELITQGLVEVNGKVVTEMGYQVQKTDKVVFDGQNITPEKPVYVLLNKPKGYISTTKDDKARKTVMDLVANASPYRLFPVGRLDRSTTGVILLTNDGHMTKKLTHPSFDAKKIYHVTLDKKLTHEDMKLIAEGIRLDEGVAVVDQISFIEGKPKNEVGIEIHIGWNRVIRRIFQRLGYEVEALDRVMFAGLTKKNIKRGHWRILTELEVNNLKML from the coding sequence ATGAGCAGAGACAATAATTCAGGAAAACCCAAAAGACCAAGAACTTCAACAAGAAATAATTCTGATGATTCTCGCGCTTCCAGATCCGGAAATTCCGGTTCTAAACCTTTTAAAAAATCCTTCCCTAAAGCAGGAGAGAGAAATTCTGATCATAAGGGTTCCAATACAAGATTCGAAAAGAAACCTTTTGAAAGAAGTTCGGAAAGTTCCGATTCCGGAAGAAAAGATACCAGCTATCAGGCCCGGATGGATAAGAAATATTCCAAAACCGAAAGAGAGCCTTATATTACCACCGAAGGGGAAGGTAAAAAAACATTCGGAAAACCGGCTCCCAAAAGAGGGGGAAAAAGTTTCGATACCCGTGACAAGTATGAAAGAGGCAGCCTGAAATACGGAAAAAGGCCTTCTCCTGACGGCGACGACAGACAGGATAAAGCAAAATCTTTTGTACAGAAAAGAAGACTGAACAAAATTGATAAAGACGTTCATAAAGATACAGTACGTCTGAATAAATATATTGCCAACTCAGGAATCTGCAGCAGGAGAGAAGCTGATGAGCTGATCACCCAAGGCCTTGTAGAAGTAAACGGGAAAGTGGTAACCGAAATGGGATATCAGGTTCAGAAAACGGATAAAGTGGTTTTCGACGGACAGAACATCACGCCTGAAAAACCGGTATACGTTCTATTGAATAAACCGAAAGGCTATATTTCTACTACCAAAGACGATAAGGCAAGAAAAACGGTAATGGATTTAGTGGCTAACGCTTCACCCTATCGATTGTTTCCGGTGGGAAGGCTAGACCGTTCTACAACCGGTGTTATTCTTTTAACGAATGATGGACACATGACGAAGAAGCTTACGCATCCGTCTTTCGATGCAAAGAAAATCTATCATGTAACCTTGGATAAAAAATTAACGCACGAAGACATGAAGCTGATTGCAGAGGGAATCCGTCTGGATGAAGGAGTAGCGGTGGTCGATCAGATTTCATTTATCGAAGGCAAGCCGAAGAACGAAGTGGGCATCGAGATCCATATCGGCTGGAACCGGGTAATCAGAAGAATCTTCCAGCGTTTAGGTTATGAAGTAGAAGCGCTGGACAGGGTAATGTTTGCAGGATTAACGAAGAAGAACATCAAAAGAGGACACTGGAGAATCCTTACGGAACTTGAAGTGAACAATTTAAAAATGTTATAA
- a CDS encoding porin family protein, with the protein MKKLILGMALAAGSMAFAQNTTGMSSSASPVQFGIKGGMNVSSLSKDASLEDQGSKIGFNAGVFATIPVATSFNIQPEVLYTQYGDKYDQVVLGNRYSRSRHLDYIAVPVMFQYNFVPNFYVEAGPEFGFLVSAKNKVKNETNNDTLTETGNYKDDLNTFNFGLGIGAGYYFTDNIGITARYVAGLSDIAKDRPNGSDATRNNVFQVGLAFKF; encoded by the coding sequence ATGAAAAAGTTAATCTTAGGAATGGCACTTGCAGCAGGTTCAATGGCATTTGCACAGAATACGACAGGAATGTCTTCATCAGCTAGCCCCGTACAATTCGGTATTAAAGGTGGTATGAACGTATCTTCTTTATCTAAAGATGCTTCACTAGAGGATCAAGGTTCAAAAATTGGTTTTAATGCAGGTGTATTTGCAACTATTCCTGTAGCAACATCTTTTAATATTCAACCTGAAGTTTTATATACTCAATATGGAGATAAATATGATCAAGTTGTACTAGGAAATAGATACTCAAGATCAAGACATTTAGATTATATTGCTGTTCCAGTAATGTTCCAATATAATTTCGTACCTAATTTTTATGTTGAGGCAGGACCAGAATTTGGTTTCTTAGTAAGTGCTAAAAACAAGGTTAAGAATGAGACAAATAATGATACTTTAACTGAGACAGGAAATTACAAAGATGATTTAAATACTTTCAACTTTGGTTTAGGTATTGGTGCTGGTTATTATTTCACAGATAATATCGGAATCACTGCAAGATATGTAGCTGGTCTAAGTGACATTGCTAAAGACAGACCAAATGGATCTGATGCTACACGTAACAACGTATTCCAAGTTGGTTTAGCTTTCAAATTCTAA
- a CDS encoding Crp/Fnr family transcriptional regulator, with translation MKNINNYLAKVLNVPLERVNMCSLYYEAKKVQKNQFLLQYGEICRYIYFVEKGLLKMYSIDKNGKEHIIQFAPESWLISDRSSLYFNEKSVYYIEAVEDSEILMLPPDFINKLIEGFPISLEQSDILLQKHIKSLQDRINSLLAETAEERYMKFIKMYPDLLLRVPQWMIASYLGITPESLSRVRKELARKNFVPDSK, from the coding sequence ATGAAGAATATAAATAATTATTTAGCAAAAGTACTGAATGTTCCTTTGGAGCGAGTAAACATGTGCAGCCTGTACTATGAAGCAAAAAAGGTGCAGAAAAACCAGTTTCTGTTGCAATACGGTGAAATCTGCAGATATATTTATTTTGTGGAAAAGGGACTTCTGAAAATGTATTCGATCGATAAAAACGGAAAGGAGCACATTATCCAGTTTGCACCTGAAAGCTGGCTGATTTCCGACCGGAGCAGCCTTTACTTTAATGAAAAATCGGTTTACTATATCGAAGCTGTAGAAGATTCTGAAATTCTAATGCTGCCTCCCGATTTCATCAATAAATTGATTGAAGGATTCCCAATCAGTCTTGAGCAGAGTGATATTCTTCTGCAAAAACATATCAAAAGCCTTCAGGACAGGATCAATTCTTTATTGGCTGAAACCGCAGAGGAACGATACATGAAATTCATTAAAATGTATCCGGATCTCCTGCTGAGGGTTCCGCAATGGATGATTGCTTCCTATCTGGGCATCACACCCGAGAGTTTGAGCCGCGTGAGAAAAGAACTCGCAAGAAAAAATTTCGTTCCGGACAGTAAATAA
- the aroB gene encoding 3-dehydroquinate synthase: MITLLNDNFSQLNDLLHEKSFSKIFILVDENTHEYCLPVLLGNMETDLGFEILEIEAGEEMKNIQTANQLWEILTEMQADRKALVINLGGGVITDMGGFVASTYKRGIQFINIPTTLLSMCDASIGGKTGIDLMHYKNMVGTFTFPEKIFVYSKFLETLPFKELRSGFAEMLKHGLIADRIHWENLTQITKPDAESVVPHIETSMNIKQEVVNKDFQEKNIRKTLNFGHTIGHAVESLCLQQGNPVLHGEAVAMGMIAETYLAHLEELISEEDCRIVIENIQKYYPYLDISDFKDEDIFALLWNDKKNTDRNINFSLISGIGTCVFDHQCSEKNIVKALEFYRKLMDV; this comes from the coding sequence ATGATAACATTATTAAACGATAATTTTTCCCAGCTGAACGACCTCCTTCATGAAAAATCGTTCAGTAAGATTTTTATCCTGGTTGATGAAAATACTCATGAATACTGTCTCCCGGTCCTCCTGGGAAATATGGAAACGGATCTTGGCTTTGAAATCTTGGAGATCGAGGCCGGTGAGGAGATGAAGAATATACAGACGGCTAACCAGCTGTGGGAAATCTTGACGGAAATGCAGGCGGACCGGAAAGCTTTGGTGATTAATCTTGGCGGCGGTGTTATTACGGATATGGGAGGTTTTGTGGCATCTACTTATAAAAGAGGGATTCAGTTTATCAATATACCCACTACCCTTCTTTCCATGTGCGATGCGTCGATTGGCGGAAAAACAGGGATCGACCTGATGCATTATAAGAATATGGTGGGTACCTTCACTTTTCCGGAAAAGATTTTCGTTTATTCTAAATTCCTGGAGACCCTGCCTTTTAAAGAACTCAGAAGCGGGTTTGCCGAAATGCTGAAGCATGGGCTGATTGCCGACCGGATACATTGGGAAAACCTCACGCAGATCACCAAACCGGATGCTGAAAGCGTTGTTCCTCATATTGAAACATCCATGAATATTAAGCAGGAAGTAGTCAATAAAGATTTCCAGGAGAAAAACATCCGGAAGACGCTGAATTTTGGCCATACCATTGGCCATGCTGTTGAAAGCCTGTGCCTGCAACAGGGAAATCCTGTACTACACGGTGAAGCGGTAGCCATGGGAATGATTGCCGAAACATATCTGGCTCATCTGGAAGAACTGATTTCGGAGGAAGATTGCAGGATCGTTATCGAAAATATACAGAAGTACTACCCTTACCTTGATATCAGCGATTTTAAGGATGAAGATATTTTTGCCCTTCTATGGAACGACAAAAAAAATACGGACCGTAATATTAATTTCTCCCTGATCTCAGGAATTGGGACCTGTGTATTTGATCATCAGTGCAGTGAAAAAAACATCGTAAAAGCATTGGAATTTTACAGAAAACTTATGGATGTTTAG
- a CDS encoding ferritin-like domain-containing protein, whose translation MATKTSENKDNNNTGTTGNASASAAKNTTAVDNANVNANEMKSSPLHKFFVSALKDVYFAENAIIDALEKMQEAATTEELKDAFEDHQLQTKKHVSRLEKVFRLIDETPEQKECKAIKGIIEEGEEIIKSTEEGSMTRDAALIIAAQKVEHYEIATYGGLAQLAITMGHDKAADLLEKTLQEEEDTDYNLTEIAETYINFDAEQED comes from the coding sequence ATGGCAACCAAAACATCAGAAAATAAAGATAACAACAATACGGGAACTACCGGTAACGCTTCCGCATCGGCAGCAAAAAATACAACGGCCGTAGATAACGCAAATGTAAACGCAAATGAAATGAAAAGCTCTCCGCTTCATAAATTCTTCGTATCCGCACTGAAAGACGTCTATTTTGCTGAAAACGCGATCATCGACGCACTGGAAAAAATGCAGGAGGCGGCTACCACCGAAGAGCTGAAAGACGCTTTTGAGGACCACCAGCTGCAGACTAAAAAACACGTCAGCCGTCTTGAAAAAGTCTTCAGGCTGATCGATGAAACTCCTGAACAGAAAGAATGCAAAGCGATTAAAGGCATCATCGAGGAAGGAGAAGAAATCATCAAGTCTACCGAAGAAGGATCCATGACGCGTGACGCAGCACTTATTATTGCTGCCCAGAAAGTCGAGCATTACGAAATTGCTACCTACGGCGGCCTGGCTCAGCTGGCCATCACCATGGGACACGATAAAGCAGCGGATCTTCTCGAAAAAACATTACAGGAAGAAGAAGACACGGATTACAATCTTACCGAAATTGCCGAAACCTACATCAATTTTGATGCGGAGCAGGAGGATTAA
- a CDS encoding Crp/Fnr family transcriptional regulator — protein MKTISCMNIDPGILYSFGGEDKHYKTGDIIYKEGDHALYYYQITKGKVKQNNFDEEGKEFIQNILGENQSFGDPMLFLEKFYVMNAIALTAVELIRLPKKNFLELLEKNPKISMEMNACLSQRLYFKSLMLQSFSSPNPMVRLKGLLNYLKSYHDKECEQCFQVELTRQQIANLTGMRVETVIRALKKMEKAGTIRIENRKILY, from the coding sequence ATGAAAACGATAAGCTGCATGAATATCGATCCCGGTATTTTGTACTCTTTCGGCGGAGAGGACAAACACTACAAGACGGGCGATATCATTTACAAAGAAGGTGATCATGCACTTTATTATTATCAGATTACAAAAGGAAAGGTAAAGCAGAATAATTTTGATGAGGAAGGAAAGGAGTTTATCCAGAATATTCTGGGCGAAAACCAGAGCTTTGGAGATCCGATGCTTTTCCTGGAAAAATTTTATGTCATGAACGCCATCGCTTTAACCGCCGTTGAATTAATAAGACTGCCGAAGAAAAACTTTCTGGAGCTTCTGGAAAAGAACCCGAAAATTTCTATGGAAATGAATGCCTGCCTTTCGCAAAGGCTTTATTTCAAATCGCTGATGCTGCAGAGTTTCTCTTCTCCAAATCCGATGGTAAGGCTCAAAGGTCTGCTGAATTATCTGAAAAGCTACCATGATAAAGAGTGCGAACAGTGCTTCCAGGTAGAACTTACGCGGCAGCAGATTGCCAACCTTACGGGCATGCGGGTAGAAACGGTCATCAGGGCCCTGAAAAAAATGGAAAAGGCAGGAACCATCAGGATCGAAAACCGGAAAATACTGTATTAA
- a CDS encoding YfiT family bacillithiol transferase has protein sequence MSDLEQKKFPIGRFEEPESICDIRLDEYIKIIKDFPGKLKNLIEHFTDDQLDTQYREGGWTVRQLVNHLADSHINSFMRLKLALTEENPTIRPYDETKWAELQDSLSMPVKPAMRMLKGTHQRWTVLLKSMTNRHFERTFHHPEHHKNYNLRSYLALYAWHCNHHFAHIENLKKEKGW, from the coding sequence ATGAGTGACTTGGAACAGAAAAAATTCCCGATAGGCCGATTCGAAGAACCCGAAAGCATCTGCGACATCAGGCTGGATGAATACATTAAAATCATTAAAGATTTTCCAGGTAAGCTGAAAAACCTGATCGAGCATTTTACCGACGACCAGCTGGATACCCAGTATCGGGAAGGAGGCTGGACGGTACGGCAGCTTGTCAATCATCTGGCAGACAGCCACATCAACAGCTTTATGCGTCTAAAGCTGGCGCTTACGGAAGAAAACCCGACGATAAGACCATATGATGAAACCAAATGGGCCGAATTACAGGACAGCCTCAGCATGCCCGTAAAGCCGGCGATGAGAATGCTGAAAGGAACCCACCAGCGTTGGACGGTCCTGCTGAAGAGCATGACCAACAGGCACTTTGAAAGAACTTTTCATCATCCGGAACATCACAAAAATTACAATCTGCGAAGCTATCTTGCGCTGTACGCATGGCACTGCAACCACCATTTTGCCCACATCGAAAACCTGAAGAAAGAAAAAGGTTGGTAA
- a CDS encoding DEAD/DEAH box helicase, whose protein sequence is MSFESLGLSHNIIHSVKKLGYLKPFPIQEQAVPVILQGKDLMGIAQTGSGKTACFVMPVLEKLQNAEVKKDRNVQVLILVPTRELAIQIDEVFRAFTDNLKREIRTMAVYGGVSINPQMKGLFGVEVLIATPGRLLDLIDHNALSISGIKHLIVDEADKMFQLGFEEELNKLFALMPVAKQTTLFSATLNDKVAEIKERLAINPTLIEIKKEDVEIDNIEQLAYHVSPESKGPFLRYLIKEKKVEKALVFVSSTRSADNLVEKLKKNKIKAVAIHSQKSQGARRNNLEEFKVNGAQILVATDLIGRGIHIESLPCVINYELPRSPLDYVHRIGRTGRANEKGTAISILTDDELQHFRVIQKKMGRKVPLQRTEGLDLHGY, encoded by the coding sequence ATGTCATTTGAATCGTTGGGACTTTCACACAATATTATCCATTCTGTAAAAAAATTGGGTTATCTCAAACCTTTTCCGATTCAGGAGCAGGCGGTACCGGTGATTTTACAGGGCAAAGACCTGATGGGAATTGCACAGACCGGTTCCGGTAAAACAGCATGTTTCGTAATGCCGGTTTTGGAGAAACTGCAGAATGCCGAGGTTAAAAAAGACCGGAATGTTCAGGTTTTAATCTTGGTTCCCACGAGAGAATTGGCTATCCAGATTGATGAGGTATTTAGGGCTTTTACAGATAATTTAAAGCGTGAAATCCGTACCATGGCGGTTTATGGCGGTGTATCCATCAATCCGCAGATGAAAGGGCTGTTCGGAGTGGAAGTTCTCATCGCAACGCCTGGCCGTTTGCTCGATCTTATTGACCATAATGCATTAAGTATTTCCGGAATAAAGCATCTGATCGTAGATGAAGCGGATAAAATGTTTCAGTTGGGTTTCGAAGAAGAGCTGAATAAACTTTTTGCCCTCATGCCGGTAGCTAAGCAGACCACTTTATTTTCCGCAACATTAAATGATAAGGTGGCCGAAATTAAAGAGCGCCTCGCTATTAATCCGACCCTTATCGAAATTAAAAAAGAAGACGTTGAAATCGACAATATTGAACAGCTGGCTTACCATGTTTCCCCGGAAAGCAAAGGTCCTTTTTTACGATATTTAATTAAAGAAAAGAAAGTGGAAAAGGCTCTGGTCTTTGTTTCTTCCACGAGATCTGCCGATAACCTGGTAGAAAAGCTTAAGAAAAATAAAATCAAGGCGGTTGCCATCCACAGCCAGAAATCGCAGGGGGCACGAAGAAATAATTTGGAAGAATTTAAAGTAAACGGTGCACAGATTCTGGTAGCCACAGACCTTATCGGCCGCGGAATCCACATCGAATCTCTGCCCTGCGTGATCAATTACGAACTGCCCCGTTCGCCCTTGGATTATGTCCACCGTATCGGAAGAACGGGCCGTGCGAATGAAAAAGGAACTGCCATCAGCATTTTGACGGATGACGAACTGCAGCACTTCCGGGTGATTCAGAAAAAGATGGGCCGGAAAGTGCCTTTGCAGCGAACCGAAGGATTGGATCTGCACGGATATTAG
- the ytxJ gene encoding bacillithiol system redox-active protein YtxJ, whose amino-acid sequence MSFFDKIFGGKENAPEQKSFWNKIESEEDLQKAIERSFDHKIAIFKHSTSCFISKTVLRNFEKEAENLTGKADLYYLDLLAHRPLSNKIAEDLGVIHQSPQLIVIENGKAVNNASHQSISVDQLS is encoded by the coding sequence ATGAGTTTTTTTGATAAAATATTCGGAGGAAAGGAAAATGCACCGGAGCAGAAATCTTTCTGGAACAAAATAGAATCTGAAGAAGATCTGCAAAAGGCGATTGAACGCTCTTTCGATCATAAGATCGCTATATTCAAGCATTCCACCAGCTGCTTTATCAGCAAAACCGTGTTGAGGAATTTTGAAAAAGAAGCGGAAAACCTAACTGGCAAGGCAGACTTGTATTATCTTGATCTGCTGGCACACCGTCCGCTCTCCAATAAGATTGCGGAAGATCTCGGAGTAATCCACCAAAGCCCGCAGCTGATCGTTATTGAAAACGGAAAAGCCGTAAACAATGCTTCCCACCAAAGTATTTCTGTAGACCAACTTTCATAA